One Etheostoma spectabile isolate EspeVRDwgs_2016 chromosome 12, UIUC_Espe_1.0, whole genome shotgun sequence genomic window carries:
- the glis1a gene encoding zinc finger protein GLIS1 isoform X1 — protein MWPPDLGPPDVQLTLPGFGSVFEDAEDLQAPLSSGGFCQSSIHSGGQGVCCLPRSSLSLSSLGRDLTSLLSCKTAGSHIEKPMEDSATTVHTDPKNNTQKYSCYPQPSLSLSYVFTSCATSPPFGSPPSSLSSSSSSSALFFTSSLPLSDAPGGNNTSNLQQKIQEEYHSIKQEPADDFSPCKREPFQVNNQQGELFYVDQALQGQDSTSLNFPRLNGPIGHNPTVDQQDQPCHWIDCSATYSSQEELVRHIEKVHIDQRKGEEFSCFWSGCVRRHKPFNARYKLLIHMRVHSGEKPNKCMFEGCSKAFSRLENLKIHLRSHTGEKPYICQHPGCLKAFSNSSDRAKHQRTHLDTKPYACQIPGCTKRYTDPSSLRKHVKAHSAKGLQEREVKVQVHTMLESDILSDCLARKHFHQGSGSPLPSLDDFTGRNGVYSNSSSVHNRPNLEFLPPSANTCSRYRSLEGNANSPISSITSAGSIREGNRPTSLFMPTDVNPMSSSSDRGDVQLQGYHKTFHHQQVFSQQQGCLYGEGKVVQPVSEEGFEPASYFATSCTSHSTGFDLLQDLQGQAGAGYSMSPCSDDSFLFQAGGVDRCLNQICSIYLDS, from the exons ATGTGGCCCCCTGACCTCGGGCCTCCAGACGTCCAGCTAACTCTTCCTGGTTTTGGAAGTGTGTTTGAGGATGCGGAGGACCTTCAGGCGCCACTGTCTTCTGGTGGCTTCTGTCAGTCCTCCATACATTCAGGTGGTCAGGGTGTGTGCTGTCTTCCAAGGTCTTCCCTGTCCCTTTCCTCGCTGGGCCGGGACCTCACTTCCCTGCTTAGCTGTAAGACCGCTGGATCCCACATAGAAAAGCCTATGGAGGACTCTGCCACCACAGTGCACACAGACCCTAAAAACAACACCCAAAAGTATAGCTGTTACCCTCAGCCCTCCCTCTCTTTATCCTATGTGTTCACTAGCTGTGCGACTTCGCCCCCTTTTGGCTCGCCaccctcctctctttcctcttcctcctcttcatcagctTTATTTTTTACCTCTTCCTTGCCTCTTTCTGATGCACCTGGTGGCAACAACACTTCGAATCTACAACAAAAGATACAGGAGGAGTATCACTCAATAAAGCAAGAGCCTGCAGATGATTTCTCGCCGTGTAAGAGGGAACCGTTTCAAGTTAACAACCAGCAAGGGGAGCTGTTTTATGTGGACCAGGCCCTCCAAGGTCAGGACAGCACCTCACTTAATTTCCCGAGGCTTAATGGACCCATAGGCCACAACCCCACAGTGGACCAACAGGACCAGCCATGCCACTGGATCGACTGTAGTGCCACTTACAGCAGCCAGGAGGAGCTGGTGAGGCACATCGAGAAGGTGCACATCGACCAACGCAAAGGGGAAGAGTTTTCCTGTTTCTGGTCCGGCTGCGTGCGACGCCACAAACCCTTCAATGCTCGCTACAAGCTGCTCATCCACATGAGGGTCCACTCTGGAGAAAAACCCAATAAATGCATG TTCGAGGGCTGCTCCAAGGCGTTTTCACGCCTGGAGAACCTGAAGATCCATCTGAGGagccacacaggagagaaaccgtacatcTGCCAGCATCCTGGCTGCCTCAAGGCCTTCAGCAACTCCAGTGACCGGGCCAAACACCAGCGCACACATCTGGACACG AAGCCGTATGCCTGTCAGATCCCAGGATGCACCAAACGCTACACCGATCCCAGCTCCCTACGAAAGCACGTCAAAGCTCATTCAGCCAAAGGTCTTCAGGAGAGGGAGGTCAAG GTTCAGGTGCACACAATGCTGGAATCGGACATATTGAGCGATTGTCTGGCAAGGAAACATTTCCACCAAGGAAGCGGCTCACCTTTACCCAGCCTAGATGACTTCACAGGTAGAAACG gtgTGTACTCAAACAGCAGCTCTGTCCACAATCGGCCAAATTTGGAGTTTCTCCCTCCATCAGCAAACACCTGCTCCAGGTATCGAAGCTTGGAGGGAAACGCCAACAGCCCAATATCTTCAATTACAAGCGCAGGAAGCATTCGAGAGGG GAACAGACCCACATCGTTGTTCATGCCCACAGACGTCAACCCCATGAGCTCCTCATCAGACAGAGGGGACGTCCAGCTGCAGGGTTACCACAAAACCTTCCACCACCAACAAGTATTCTCACAGCAGCAAG GATGTCTGTACGGAGAAGGAAAGGTTGTTCAACCAGTCAGCGAAGAAGGCTTCGAACCTGCTAGTTACTTCGCAACCTCCTGCACGTCGCACTCTACAG
- the glis1a gene encoding zinc finger protein GLIS1 isoform X2: MWPPDLGPPDVQLTLPGFGSVFEDAEDLQAPLSSGGFCQSSIHSGGQGVCCLPRSSLSLSSLGRDLTSLLSCKTAGSHIEKPMEDSATTVHTDPKNNTQKYSCYPQPSLSLSYVFTSCATSPPFGSPPSSLSSSSSSSALFFTSSLPLSDAPGGNNTSNLQQKIQEEYHSIKQEPADDFSPCKREPFQVNNQQGELFYVDQALQGQDSTSLNFPRLNGPIGHNPTVDQQDQPCHWIDCSATYSSQEELVRHIEKVHIDQRKGEEFSCFWSGCVRRHKPFNARYKLLIHMRVHSGEKPNKCMFEGCSKAFSRLENLKIHLRSHTGEKPYICQHPGCLKAFSNSSDRAKHQRTHLDTKPYACQIPGCTKRYTDPSSLRKHVKAHSAKGLQEREVKVQVHTMLESDILSDCLARKHFHQGSGSPLPSLDDFTGVYSNSSSVHNRPNLEFLPPSANTCSRYRSLEGNANSPISSITSAGSIREGNRPTSLFMPTDVNPMSSSSDRGDVQLQGYHKTFHHQQVFSQQQGCLYGEGKVVQPVSEEGFEPASYFATSCTSHSTGFDLLQDLQGQAGAGYSMSPCSDDSFLFQAGGVDRCLNQICSIYLDS, from the exons ATGTGGCCCCCTGACCTCGGGCCTCCAGACGTCCAGCTAACTCTTCCTGGTTTTGGAAGTGTGTTTGAGGATGCGGAGGACCTTCAGGCGCCACTGTCTTCTGGTGGCTTCTGTCAGTCCTCCATACATTCAGGTGGTCAGGGTGTGTGCTGTCTTCCAAGGTCTTCCCTGTCCCTTTCCTCGCTGGGCCGGGACCTCACTTCCCTGCTTAGCTGTAAGACCGCTGGATCCCACATAGAAAAGCCTATGGAGGACTCTGCCACCACAGTGCACACAGACCCTAAAAACAACACCCAAAAGTATAGCTGTTACCCTCAGCCCTCCCTCTCTTTATCCTATGTGTTCACTAGCTGTGCGACTTCGCCCCCTTTTGGCTCGCCaccctcctctctttcctcttcctcctcttcatcagctTTATTTTTTACCTCTTCCTTGCCTCTTTCTGATGCACCTGGTGGCAACAACACTTCGAATCTACAACAAAAGATACAGGAGGAGTATCACTCAATAAAGCAAGAGCCTGCAGATGATTTCTCGCCGTGTAAGAGGGAACCGTTTCAAGTTAACAACCAGCAAGGGGAGCTGTTTTATGTGGACCAGGCCCTCCAAGGTCAGGACAGCACCTCACTTAATTTCCCGAGGCTTAATGGACCCATAGGCCACAACCCCACAGTGGACCAACAGGACCAGCCATGCCACTGGATCGACTGTAGTGCCACTTACAGCAGCCAGGAGGAGCTGGTGAGGCACATCGAGAAGGTGCACATCGACCAACGCAAAGGGGAAGAGTTTTCCTGTTTCTGGTCCGGCTGCGTGCGACGCCACAAACCCTTCAATGCTCGCTACAAGCTGCTCATCCACATGAGGGTCCACTCTGGAGAAAAACCCAATAAATGCATG TTCGAGGGCTGCTCCAAGGCGTTTTCACGCCTGGAGAACCTGAAGATCCATCTGAGGagccacacaggagagaaaccgtacatcTGCCAGCATCCTGGCTGCCTCAAGGCCTTCAGCAACTCCAGTGACCGGGCCAAACACCAGCGCACACATCTGGACACG AAGCCGTATGCCTGTCAGATCCCAGGATGCACCAAACGCTACACCGATCCCAGCTCCCTACGAAAGCACGTCAAAGCTCATTCAGCCAAAGGTCTTCAGGAGAGGGAGGTCAAG GTTCAGGTGCACACAATGCTGGAATCGGACATATTGAGCGATTGTCTGGCAAGGAAACATTTCCACCAAGGAAGCGGCTCACCTTTACCCAGCCTAGATGACTTCACAG gtgTGTACTCAAACAGCAGCTCTGTCCACAATCGGCCAAATTTGGAGTTTCTCCCTCCATCAGCAAACACCTGCTCCAGGTATCGAAGCTTGGAGGGAAACGCCAACAGCCCAATATCTTCAATTACAAGCGCAGGAAGCATTCGAGAGGG GAACAGACCCACATCGTTGTTCATGCCCACAGACGTCAACCCCATGAGCTCCTCATCAGACAGAGGGGACGTCCAGCTGCAGGGTTACCACAAAACCTTCCACCACCAACAAGTATTCTCACAGCAGCAAG GATGTCTGTACGGAGAAGGAAAGGTTGTTCAACCAGTCAGCGAAGAAGGCTTCGAACCTGCTAGTTACTTCGCAACCTCCTGCACGTCGCACTCTACAG